The Persephonella hydrogeniphila region TATTTGCCTGTATGGATGTTCAAGCTTTTAGTTGCAGTGCTATCGGGAGTTGGAAGCTGGGAGGTCTTCAGTCTTTTAAGTAAAAGATTTAACGGGATAAAACCGATACTGTCTGGTATGACGGGCTTTTTTTTGTCTGCAGTACTGCTGTTTTTTAACCTGTATCTTGCAATATTTCTTATCTTTCTGTTCAGTTTTTATATCTCCCACAGAGTCTACAGAATAGATACACTTGCAGCTTATATTTTTGGTTTTTCTTATGCAGTCTTTTTTATATCATCTATCGCTATCCTCCATGAGTACAACAGATTTCTTGTCCTTGTTCTTTTTGCTACTGTGTGGGCAGGTGATACGATGGCGTATTTTGTAGGGAAGATGGTAGGAAAACACAAGTTTGCTCCGAGACTATCTCCGAAAAAAACGTGGGAAGGTGCTTTAGGAGGAATAGCAGGTTCTGTTGTTTTAGGGGGGGTTGTGGCGTACTATTTAGAGGTGAAAGATGCCTTTATTCCTGTGGTACTCTCTGCCTTTCTTATACAGATAGGAGACCTTTTTGAGAGTTTTATAAAAAGGCAGGTAGGTCAGAAGGATTCATCCAATCTTATACCGGGACATGGAGGTGTTTTAGACAGAATAGATGCCCTCATTTTTGGGGCTGTTGTATTTGTTATTTATTATCAGCTCAGTAATACTTTATGATGTTGTAATATGTGTCCCTCTGTGCAGGCTTAAATCCTGCTTTTCTTATAATATCTGCCATTTTTTCAGGTTTTGGGGCAGCAACTTTCCATCCTGTTGATGCAACGACATTTTCCTCAATCATTGTACTTCCTAAGTCATTGGCTCCAAAATGAAGACCTACCGGACCTACTTTCATTGTTTGTGTAACATGGGACGACTGCACATTATTAAAGTTATCAAGATAAATTCTTGAAACGGCAAGAACTTTAAGGTAGTAAACTGTTGTAGCCGTTTCTAAATGATCTAATCTTGTTCCTCCTTTCTGAAAAGTCCACGGTATAAATGCTGTAAAAAATCCCTTCCCTTTTTTCAAAGACTCGTCCTGAAGCGTTCTTATATGATTTAGAT contains the following coding sequences:
- a CDS encoding phosphatidate cytidylyltransferase is translated as MKDLLVRTVSGVVLAVTAVLGVLYLPVWMFKLLVAVLSGVGSWEVFSLLSKRFNGIKPILSGMTGFFLSAVLLFFNLYLAIFLIFLFSFYISHRVYRIDTLAAYIFGFSYAVFFISSIAILHEYNRFLVLVLFATVWAGDTMAYFVGKMVGKHKFAPRLSPKKTWEGALGGIAGSVVLGGVVAYYLEVKDAFIPVVLSAFLIQIGDLFESFIKRQVGQKDSSNLIPGHGGVLDRIDALIFGAVVFVIYYQLSNTL